From Candidatus Poribacteria bacterium, one genomic window encodes:
- a CDS encoding helix-turn-helix transcriptional regulator, whose product MAKREENTHQTQEVRNLEQGAFLVGTSSSTAYNPHLLRYLREKADLSQAELAKKFNTSVETVAEWETGRRVPNQKHLQALEKFFKLPAGGFTVEMKDILNQDFRAAYFGDTDARERLEWADRHLSLGQALRIIPPLPKI is encoded by the coding sequence ATGGCTAAAAGAGAGGAAAACACACACCAAACACAAGAAGTGAGGAACTTGGAACAAGGGGCATTTTTGGTGGGCACCTCATCTTCTACCGCCTATAATCCGCATTTACTGCGCTACCTACGTGAAAAAGCCGACCTCTCACAAGCGGAACTTGCCAAAAAATTCAATACCTCCGTGGAAACCGTCGCCGAGTGGGAGACCGGCAGGAGAGTCCCGAATCAAAAACACCTGCAGGCGTTAGAAAAGTTTTTTAAACTGCCCGCTGGCGGTTTCACTGTGGAAATGAAGGATATCTTAAACCAAGACTTCAGGGCCGCCTATTTCGGGGACACTGACGCGCGCGAGCGACTTGAATGGGCTGATAGGCATCTATCGCTTGGACAGGCACTTCGAATTATCCCGCCACTTCCAAAAATATGA
- a CDS encoding STAS domain-containing protein, with translation MTTQIRQQNGIAILEPTGKIVGPSVSELREAIAPQIEASDTPRILINFEHVNKIDSSGLVALMEARAAAERKQGRIGVIHVGKHIKDLVALSRIVSLFEHFDSEDAAVSALAA, from the coding sequence ATGACAACCCAAATTCGTCAGCAGAACGGCATCGCAATTTTGGAACCCACCGGGAAAATAGTAGGACCCTCTGTATCAGAATTACGGGAGGCAATCGCACCCCAGATAGAAGCCTCAGACACACCACGCATTCTTATCAATTTCGAGCATGTTAATAAGATTGACAGTTCTGGACTCGTTGCGCTTATGGAGGCACGTGCCGCCGCGGAACGAAAGCAAGGTCGTATCGGCGTTATCCATGTCGGCAAACACATCAAAGATTTGGTGGCACTGAGCCGGATCGTGAGTCTCTTTGAACATTTCGACAGTGAGGACGCTGCGGTCTCAGCGTTAGCGGCGTAG
- a CDS encoding sigma-70 family RNA polymerase sigma factor, which produces MENDVQLIRRILSGDDEAFSTLVEKHQKGVHALAWRKVKDFHYAEEITQDTFLQAYKKLSTLKNPNQFAGWLYVIANRLCINWLQRHKPAMQSLEDTPMEEIEESSYIHYAAEQRETEVTEHRHEIAEKLLSKLPESERTVMTLHYLGEMTAKEISKFLGVSVNTITNRLWRARKRLREDQELLVQEVLGGVQFPSNLTENIMRQVADLKPIPPPVAKPMLPWGAFGIATLLVVFLLGATHQHLVHFQKPYSFEAVSEPTVEIVDTFVVLDIDSKPDLRNQIGRATSANKNIGAGLQTPDTPPVSETRSNSFRFPTAQWTRKADMPTARSDFSTSVVDGKIFAIGGGLQLKLDEFGDMTLSKVEMYDPETDTWERRTDMPTPRSAVSTSVVDGKIFAIGGAQMKKIKHSRGWGLESKKLPTVEMYDPATDTWTQKADMPTPRSYLSTSVMDGKIYAIGGMSSSNEKWRLETVEVYDPATDTWAKAKDITHPRSCTAISVVNGEIYAMGGRGWSGIQNEPDPYLSSVEVFNLKTNQWQKRTEMPAPKTSHTASVIDGKIYVIGGYVGEGNKVKNLATIESYDPATDCWTHEPDMLIGKSGHTTEVIDGKIYIFGGSSHFGKDPLTSVEVYDPRAVP; this is translated from the coding sequence ATACTTTTCTTCAAGCATACAAGAAACTCTCAACACTCAAAAATCCGAATCAATTTGCTGGGTGGCTCTACGTCATCGCAAATCGGCTTTGTATTAACTGGCTCCAAAGACACAAACCTGCGATGCAATCGCTGGAGGATACACCTATGGAAGAAATAGAAGAATCTTCTTATATCCATTATGCTGCGGAACAGCGAGAGACAGAAGTGACCGAGCATCGCCATGAAATCGCCGAAAAACTTCTGTCGAAACTGCCGGAGAGTGAGCGCACGGTAATGACGCTCCACTATCTCGGTGAAATGACAGCGAAGGAAATAAGCAAATTCTTAGGTGTCTCAGTAAACACGATTACAAACCGACTCTGGCGGGCGCGAAAGCGTTTGCGGGAGGACCAAGAACTTCTGGTTCAGGAAGTTCTCGGCGGCGTGCAGTTCCCCTCCAACCTAACAGAGAACATCATGCGGCAGGTCGCTGACCTGAAACCGATACCACCTCCGGTTGCAAAACCCATGCTCCCGTGGGGTGCCTTTGGTATTGCAACGCTTCTGGTTGTCTTTCTATTAGGGGCGACGCACCAACACCTCGTCCACTTTCAAAAGCCGTATAGTTTCGAGGCAGTCTCCGAACCCACGGTTGAAATTGTTGATACCTTCGTCGTTCTTGATATTGATTCAAAACCCGACCTACGGAACCAGATCGGACGCGCGACATCCGCGAATAAAAACATCGGGGCAGGGCTACAGACCCCTGATACGCCTCCGGTCTCCGAGACGCGATCGAATTCTTTCAGATTTCCTACAGCGCAATGGACGCGAAAAGCGGACATGCCAACAGCCCGGTCTGACTTTTCTACCTCGGTTGTAGATGGAAAAATATTCGCGATAGGGGGCGGACTTCAGCTCAAACTGGACGAATTTGGGGACATGACGCTTTCAAAAGTAGAAATGTACGACCCGGAAACGGATACATGGGAACGAAGAACGGATATGCCGACACCTCGGTCTGCTGTATCTACCTCGGTTGTAGATGGCAAAATATTCGCCATTGGTGGCGCACAAATGAAGAAAATTAAGCATTCCAGGGGTTGGGGACTTGAGAGTAAAAAACTTCCAACCGTAGAAATGTATGATCCGGCTACAGACACATGGACGCAGAAAGCGGATATGCCGACACCTCGGTCTTATCTTTCTACCTCGGTTATGGACGGGAAAATCTATGCCATTGGTGGGATGTCAAGTTCCAATGAAAAGTGGCGGTTGGAAACTGTGGAGGTGTACGATCCAGCGACGGACACATGGGCAAAAGCCAAAGATATAACCCATCCACGTTCTTGTACGGCAATCAGTGTTGTGAATGGAGAAATCTATGCCATGGGTGGAAGGGGATGGTCGGGGATTCAGAACGAACCAGATCCGTATCTTTCCAGCGTTGAAGTGTTCAATCTAAAAACGAATCAATGGCAGAAAAGAACAGAGATGCCTGCTCCGAAAACGAGCCACACAGCAAGCGTAATTGATGGAAAAATCTATGTCATAGGTGGTTACGTTGGGGAAGGTAATAAAGTTAAGAACCTCGCAACGATCGAAAGCTACGATCCCGCAACCGACTGTTGGACCCATGAACCGGACATGCTGATTGGAAAATCGGGACACACAACGGAAGTCATTGATGGGAAAATCTATATCTTTGGGGGATCCAGTCACTTTGGTAAAGATCCGCTTACCAGTGTCGAAGTTTACGACCCAAGAGCAGTTCCTTAG